CAAGGCGCTCGACGAGGGCGCGAATCCGAACGATCTCTTCGATTCGACGGAGGGGTACTGTTCGTGGTCGGCCGATCAGTCGTTCCATATCCGCGTCACCGTCGAGCCCGCCGGGGGTGATGGCGCATGACCCAGATGGGGATGGCTATCGACTTAGAGCGCTGTCAGGGCTGTCGGGCCTGCGTACTGGCCTGCAAGACGGAAAACGACACGCCCCGCGGCGCGTTCTGGATGAACGTCTTCCGCCACGAGGAAGGCGAGTTCCCGGACGTAGACCAGGGCTTTACGCCGAACCCGTGTCATCACTGTTCGGAGCCGTCCTGTGCGGAGGTCTGTCCGACGACGGCCCGCTTCAAGCGGGAGTCGGACGGGATCGTCCTCACGGATTACGACACCTGTATCGGCTGTCGGTACTGCGAGGTCGGCTGTCCGTACGGCGTCAACTACTTCCAGTGGCGTGACTCCCCGGAGGGACAGTACGGCTTCGCAACTGGCGACGAACTCGTCGACGAGGTCCATCAGAACCTACAGGAACTCGACGACGAGTTCGAGGGCAGCGATCGACCGTGGGCCGACCACAGCCTGAGCGAGACCCAGGAGCCACGCGGAAACAAGCTGGGCGGCGGCGACCACAAGGTCGGCACGATGGGCAAGTGTACGTTCTGTGTTCACCGACAGGACGGCGACGACGAGGAGCTCCGGGGGACGACCGCCTGCGAGGAAGTCTGTCCGACCAACGTCATTCACTTCGGAGATATGGAGGATCCGGAGAGCAAGCCCCGCCAGCACCTCGAGGCCAAGGGACGTACACAGCAGTGGAAGATGCTCAAAGAGACCGGCAACGAGCCGAACGTCGTCTATCTCGGCGATCAGCCGACCAGCGACGCTCGAAACATGGAAGACGACTACAAGGATCCGGACGAGGCGATCGACGCCGAGACCGAGCGCGAACCCCAGTACCTCGCGGCCGACGGAGGTGAGATCCAATGAGTGCGATCGATGCGGATATCGAGCGACTCACGGAACCGCTCCGCGGAACCTCGACCAAGTTCTACGTCGCACTCGCCATTGCAGCGATCCTCTCGTTCGCGACGGCGGCCGCGTATTTCACCCAGCTCCGGTTCGGGATGGCCGTCACCGGCCTTCGCGGCTGGGGAACCCAGGGTGGCGTCCCGTGGGGGCTGTACATCGGGACGTTCATCTGGTGGATCGGGATCGCCCACGGCGGCGTTGCGATCTCCGCTGCAGTCAGGTTGTTCGATTTCGAGGAGTTCCTGCCGATCGCCCGAATCGCCGAAATCCTCACCCTGATCGCGCTCCCGATGGCAGCGACGAACATCCTGTTCGACATCGGCCGCCCCGACACGCTCTGGGTGATGATCGCCAACTGGCCCTCGACGGTCCAGAGTTCGCCGCTGACCTGGGATATGACGGCGACGTTCCTCTATTTCATTATGGCAGGAACGTACCTCATCATCACGCTGCGAAACGATATCTACGACTGTCGGCAACGCGATACGCTACCGTCGGCCTTTGAGCCACTCTACAAACTGTTGCTGGTCGGCTACCGACCCAGTGAGCGCGAAAAGACCCACCAGATGGCGTGGTGGATGGCGATCGGTATCCTGTTACTCGTCCCGTTGATGAGCGGTGGCGTGGTCCCGTGGCTGTTTGCAACGATGGGAATGCACCCCGGCTGGTTCGGTGCCTCCCACGGACCCGCGATGTTCGCGGAGTCGATGACCTCCGCCATCGCCGCCGTGGTGATCACTGCGGCCGTGTTCCGGTGGGCCTACGGCTGGGACGACGTGATCAGCGACGATATTTTCCGCGGCCTGAACAAGGCGCTGATCGTGCTCGTGCTTGTGACTCTGTGGTTCCTCGCTCAGAGTCTCGTCACCGGCTCCTACCCGGCTGCACCCGCCGACACAGGTCAGATCACCGAGTCGCTCGTGAGCGGCGGTATGGCGGTGCCGTTCTGGCTCTCCGTCGGCGGCCTGCTCATCGGACTGGGGTACTTCGTCGCGCAGGCGCTCCAACCGTCGCTGTTCAGCGTCGCAGCCTCGGTGGTCGCCGCCGTCCTCGTGACCACGGCGATCCTGCTGAAGAAGATCGTCTTCGTCGTCGAAGGGCTGCTTTACCCGACGCAAGAGCCACTCGCAAGTATGTTTACCGAAAACAGTTACTGGCCGACACTCACCGAATTGACGATGGCGTTCGGAACGATCGCCGTTGCCGTGCTCATCTTCCTCGTGGTCACGAAAATGATCCCGATCGTCGAACTCGAGCACGCCAGAGCGCCACCTGATGAGACCGAAGACGCCGACGCGGAGGTGACCGACGCATGAGCCTCGGTCTGTGGGTAATGTTCGGCCTTGTGCTCGTGCCGCTGTACGTGACGCTGCTCGGCTGGTTCCTCGGGGAGCCGCGAGATCACCGAACTGCCGGCATCGGCGTCGGGATCCTGGCAGGTCTGCTCCTGTTGATGATCCTCGGCGCGCTCATCCCGATCGGCTTCCAGGTGATCATCCCCGGATGATCACACCGCCGATCCCGTATCGACATGCAACCGCCGTTTCGTCGGAGTACCGGATGCGACGCCATCGTTCCGTTATGAAACTGCACCCTTCCGAACGACCACACGATCTATGAACCGAGACCCGCAGACAACTGAAGAGGCGGACCTGACTGAGATCGGTGCGCTGCTGGCACCGGCCTACCGAACGCTCGGACAGCTCTACCTCGAGCCACCCGCGGAGCCAACGGTCGACGCGATCCGAACGTGGTGTGAACGAGTCACTGACGGATCGCTTCCACCGGACATAGAGGAGGCCGTCGATACCATCGGAACAGCCGAAACCGACCCCGATACCCTCCGGTCTGCGTTTACGAGACTGTTACAGGGCGTCAGCTACGGCGAGTCGACGCCGCCGCCGTACGAATCGATGTACGTCGACGAGATGCTCAACGGCCCGAGCACGACCGAAGTCGAGGCGTTTTACTTCGAGATGGGAGTCGACCTCGCCGTCGAGGACGAACTGATCGATCACGCGGGTTACGAGCTGTCGTTCCTCGCCGAACTCTGTGAACGCGGCGACCGGGAGGCCCAACTCGGGTTCATCAGAACGCATCTCGGGGACTGGTTACCCGAATTTCACGAGGTCGCGATGGATGAACGCGGGGGCGGCGAGCCGCCGGCGTTCTACCGCGGCGTCTTCTCGCTGACCGAATCGCTGCTCGAGTTACACGCCGAAATGCTGGAGGAAGACGATGACTGACGACGCCGATGTTGGCGCGTTCGTCTGCTCGTGTGCCGACACCTGCGACATCGACCTCGAGACGGCTCGCGAGCGGGTCGACGGCGTCTCGATGGCGGCGAGCTCCGATCTCCTCTGTGAGGGAGACACCGTCCGTGACGTCTGCAGCGTCGTCGAGGATCGCGACCTCGAGGAGCTCATCCTCACCTGTCCCGCCGCAGCGGGACAGGAACGACTCGAGCGCATCGAACGGGAGACCGGGGCGACCGTCCACTTCGTCGACCAGCGCGAGGGGGCTGGCTGGGTCCACGACGAGCCGGCGGCCACGGAGAAGACGGCACGGCTAGTCAACGCCGCCCGTGCGGGACTCGACGTCGGCAGCGAGCCCACCCCGATCGGCGAAACCGTCGGGCGATCCGTCGCCGTCGTCGGCGACGCACAACTGGCCGCCGCCATGCCGGAATCCGCCGAGGTCTCGCTGATCGCAGACGGACGGGAGTTCGACGACGTTAGTACCGATCTCTCGGACGTCCGATTCGAGCGCGGCCGCGTCCTCGATGTCTCGGGCTCGCTCGGGGAGATCGAAGTCACGCTCGAGGCGCGAGTTACAGAGGACTGTATCGACTGCATGGACTGCGTCCGCGTCGATCCCGATGACGTGGTCACGCGGACACCGATCGACATCAGTCCGGACGCCTCGGGCGGCGAGTGGACCGACGTCTGCCCGACCGATGCGATCGATCTCGAGGGCGTCCGGCGAACCGTTTCGTTCGACCAGGTCGTCCACCCGGGGGGCGAGGACAACACCCCCGGAGGAACCACCGGCTACCACACCGACGCCGATCTCGGGACGATCGCGGCCGTCAGCGACCTGCTAGAGCCCGATCGGTCGTCGTTCCTCGATCTCGAGATGGACGTCTGTGCCTCGGGTGACTCCGGACAGGAGGGGTGTCGGGCCTGTTACGACGCCTGTCCCCACGATGCGGTGTCGAAGCCCGCACCGCACGAAGTGGAGTTCGATCTTTCGGCCTGCCAGAACTGCGGGGCCTGTACGAGTTCCTGTCCAACCGGGGCGGTCGACCTCGCGGACCGATCCAACGAGCGGATCGCTCGCGAGGTCGAAGCGCTCGTCGACGAGGAACCGAGCGGGGGGCTGCTCGACTGGTCGTCGACGACCGCAATCGACCCGCAAGTCGTCGCGTTTGTCTGTTCGGAGCGGGCCGAGACGGCGCTGTCGAGATACGGTCAGATGGCCGCAAGCGGCCGGGAAGACGTTTCCTACCCGCCGATCCTTCCCGTTCGCGTGAACTGTACCGACACGGTCGGGCAGGCCCACGTCCTGCACGCGCTCGCTGCCGGTGCCGACGGCGTGACGATCGTCGGCTGTGGCAACGACTGTGCGCACTCCGGTCCCGATCCGAAAGCCGAACTTGTCGAGCGGTTGAACGCCGCGACGACCGATCTCGGACTAGGCGAGCGCGTCAGGTTCCTCGCACCCAATTCCGAGACGTCTGGCGAGTTCGCCCACTCGCTGTCGGCGTTCGTCGAGGAACTGACGGAAACGCCGATCCCGCCGGGCGAACACGAGGCTTCGGGGACGTCCCTCACCGCCGAGGACGACCTGCCCGCCTACGGCAACCGTGTTTGGTCCCTCGAGAGCATCCGGACGATCCTCGAGTACGTCGACCCCGGACGGGAGCGGATCCGCGGCCTCGAAAACTTCGGGACGATGTCGGTCAGCGACGCCTGCGGCCTGACTCCGACCTGCGCGAACCTCTGTCCGACCGGCGCGATCCGCCGGGAGGACGGCGAGGGAACGCTCGAGTTCAGCCACGAGCGGTGCGTCGACTGCGGGCTCTGTGAGACCGGCTGTCCCGAGAGCGCGATCACGATGGAGACGGGCCTCGACATCGAACTCTTGCCGGAGGAAAACGGCGGCGACGCCTGGACGACCGTCCACGAAGCGGAGCTGTTCGAGTGTCGAAGCTGTGGCGCGGTCGTCGCCAGCGTCTCGACCGTCGAGGACCTGAAAGCCCAACTTCCGGACGGGCAGATGGACGGCGTCGAGGGCCACATGGCGGAGTACTGTAGCGACTGTAAGGGCGATCTTGCGTTCAAATTATGAACACGACCGACTCGACGACACGACTCACGACGGACCGACCGATGGCCGACAACCGACCGAGAAATCTTCCCGGGGTGACACGACCATGACCGTCACCGAATCACGGCTTCGCGAGCGACTCCGAGACGTCGAGGACCCTGCTCTCGGTATCGACATCGTCTCGTTGGGGCTGGTCACCGACCTCCGCATCGACGACGGCGTCGCCGAGATCACCCTCGCGTTCAACGCGCCCTACGCGACCGACGAGATGGAGATGGGTGACCGAATCCGAGAGGTCGCCGCCGACCTCGGCCTCGAGACCAGACTATCCGTGACCGTTCCTCAGCGCGATTCCGCGAACCCGCTTCCCGGTGTGCGAAACGTTATCGCCGTCTCCTCCGGGAAGGGTGGCGTCGGCAAGACGACCGTCGCGACGAACCTCGCGGCCGGACTCGCCGACGAGGGAGCACGTGTCGGCCTGCTCGACGGCGACATTTACGGCCCAAACGTCCCGAAGATGATCGGGATCGACGGCGAACCGGGGATGACCGACGACGGGAGCCTGGTACCGCCGGAGGCCTACGGCGTGAAGGTGATCAGCATGGCATTTCTGACTCGAGACGGCGACGATCCGGCCGTGTTGCGGGGGCCGATGGTCGACAAGATCCTCATCCGACTCATCGAGGACGTCGAGTGGGGCCGGCTCGATTACCTCGTGGTCGATCTCCCGCCGGGGACCGGCGACGCCCAGCTCACGCTGGTTCAGACGCTGCCGGTGGCCGGCTCCGTCGTCGTAACGACGCCCGAAGACGTCGCCCTCGACGACGTCCGAAAGGGGATCGAGATGTTCCGGAACCACGACACGCCCGTCCTCGGAATCGCCGAGAACATGAGTGCGTACCACTGTCCTGACTGCGGCGGCGAACACGCCCTGTTCGGCAGCGGCGGCGGCCGAGAGGTCGCCGAGACGTACGGCGTCCCGCTGCTCGAGGAGATTCCGATGAACCCCGAAATCAGGACCCGGAGCGATGACGGCGCCCCGGTCGTCTGTTGGGATACCGATGCTTCGGAGCCGTTCGAGGCCCTCGTCGAGTCGGTCGCCAACCGGGTCGGAGCGGTCAATCGGGCCGCCGTCGCCGGTATCGATCCTGACGATCCCGATCCCGACGATCTCTCGACGCCGGCGAGCTACGGCGGGCTCGAGAACGAGGCCGGGACCGACTCGACGACTGATCCCGACGGGACATCAGCCGAGGCCGACCCGGACATCTCGGTCGACGGCGACGCGTCGAGCGCCGAGACGACGAACGCGGACGAACGGGACACTGAGGACGATTCGGATGGAGCGGAACCTTCACTCGGCGGGCTGGACGTCTCCGATCGCGGCTAGCCCGTTACAGCGGTCGGAGCGGTCAGCAGTCAGCCTAGTTGATGGACGGTGGCTGCTGTTGACAACCGGGCGGTCGGTACCAACACGCTCCGAAAGCGAGCGCTTACGGTGTAGGCTTCCGCGTCGACTCGAGTTCGTCGAACAACTCGCACACTCGAGTCTCGATCTCGTCGCGGACCTCGCGCACCGTCTCGTGATCGCTTCCGTGTGGGTCCTCGAGCCCCGGTCGCGGTTCTCGCCGCTCCAGGTCGCCGGACAGACCCACTCGGCCGAACAGCCCATCGTCACGACGTACTCGCAGTCTTGCAGTTCCTTCTGGGTGATCTCACGGGGTGTCCGATCCCCGAGGTCGATCTCACGCGCGGCCATGACATTGACGACTTCTTCGTGGACCCGCTCGGCTGGCTGTATACCGCCGGTTACGACGGTGATCGTATCCTCGAGATTCCGGTTTGCGCGTTCGCGTTCGCCGAAGGCAGCAGCCATCTGACTTCGTTCAGCGTGCTGGACGCAGACAAACGCGACGTTCATGTGGTATGGGAGACGCACCCGGTGAAAACGCGTTCCGGTAGGGCTCGAGTCATTTTTCGGTCCGGCCTGAGAGAGTCGCTCGGCGGTCGAACGCCGCGCCCGGGAGTTGTTCGACGACCTCGAGACGGGCCGCTGAGAGGTACCACGATTCGGACACCGAGACGCAGATCCGGACACCGTGTGGTACACTCTCTCGCTGCGTATTCGGGGGTCGGAGCGCGAGTATAGCTCGCAACCTTTATCAAGCGCACGACGGAACCTCTACCTAAGATTACTTACCGTCTTATGGCAGGAACTCAACAACCGGAGGTGAACATCGGGCTCGTCGGTCACGTCGACCACGGCAAGACGACGCTAGTCCAGGCGCTCAGCGGCTCCTGGACCGACCAGCACTCAGAGGAGATGAAACGCGGGATCTCCATCAGGCTGGGCTACGCGGACGCGACGTTTCGTCACTGCGAGGGAGCCGAGGAACCCGAATGTTACACCGTCGAGGAGGAGTGTCCGGACGGCTCCGAAAGCGAGCCGCTTCGGACCGTGTCGTTCGTCGACGCCCCGGGTCACGAGACCCTGATGGCGACGATGCTCTCGGGTGCATCGCTGATGGACGGCGCCGTCCTGGTCGTCAGCGCCAGCGAGTCCGTCCCCCAGCCCCAGACCGAAGAGCACCTGATGGCGCTCGACATCATCGGCATCGACAACATCGTCATCGCTCAGAACAAGGTCGACCTCGTCGATAGCGAGACGGCTCGAGACAACTACGAACAGATCCAGGAGTTCGTCGAAGGGACGGTCGCCGAAGGCGCGCCAGTCGTTCCTGTCTCGGCCGGCCAGGAGGTCAACATAGACCTGCTGATTCAGGCGATCGAGGAGGAGATTCCGACGCCGGAGCGGGATCCCAACGCCGACCCACGGATGCACGTCGCCCGCAGTTTCGACATCAACAAACCGGGGACGACCTACGAGGATCTCGCCGGTGGTGTCCTCGGCGGCAGCCTGGTGCAGGGCGAGCTCTCGGTCGACGACGAGATCGAGATCAAGCCCGGTCGCGAGGTCGAAGAGGGTGGCCAAACCGAGTACGTCCCGATCGAGACGACGATCCGCTCGTTGCAAGCCGGCGGCGAGACGGTCGACACGGTCAGCCCGGGCGGCTTACTCGGCGTCGGTACCGGACTCGATCCGGCGCTGACGAAAGGCGACGCGCTGGCCGGCCGACTGGCCGGTCCGCCGGGCTCGCTCCCGCCGACGTGGCAGGAGTTCACGATGGAGGTCGACCTGCTCGAGCGCGTCGTCGGCGCGGAAAGCGGCGAGACGGTCGACGAGATCAGCACCGGCGAGCCCCTGATGATGACCGTCGGGACGGCGACGACCGTCGGCGCGGTCACCAGCGCTCGCGAGGGTGAGTGCGAGGTCAACCTCAAACGACCCGTCGCCGCCGAACCAGGGGCAAAGATCGCGATCAACCGCCGCATCGGCGCGCGCTGGCGGCTGATCGGGCTCGGAACGCTCACGGAGTAACGCCGACGGAAGACGAATGAGCACGCCGACGCGGGTCGCACTCGATACGAGTGCCCTCATGATGCCGGTCGAACTCGACGTCCGGTTGTTCGACGAACTCGATCGACTCGTCGACGCCTACGAGCCGACGATCCCACAGGCCGTCGTCGAAGAACTCCGCCGCCTCTCCGAGAAGGGCGGCACCGAGGGAACGGCCGCGAACGTCGGGCACGACCTGGCGACCGAACGCTGTCTCGTCGTCGACACGGAGGCGTCGTACGCCGACGACGCGCTGGTCGAACTCGCCCGCGAGGGAGGAGTCGACTACGTCGTCACGAACGACCGCCCGCTGGGCGACCGGATACTCGCGGCGAGCGTACCGGTAATTGCATTACGCGGGAGAAACAAGTTAGCGATCACTCAACCATAGATGTACAAGCGGGTCACCTTAACGGACACGGTAGAAGTACCGCCCGAGGAGCTCGGCGACGTCTCGCCGAACCTCGTGAAGCGACTGCTGCAGGACAAACTCGAGGGACGCATGGACGAACAGGTCGGCAGCGTCGTCTCGGTCACCAACGTCCACGACATCGGTGAAGGGACGGTGTTGCCGAACCGGCCGGGCGTCTACTACGAAGCGGAGTTCGACGCCGTCACGTTCGATCCACAGATGCAGGAAGTGGTCGACGGCACCGTCGTCGAAGTCGTCGAGTTCGGTGCTTTCGTCGGGATCGGTCCCGTCGACGGACTCCTCCACGTCTCCCAGATCAGCGACGAGTACCTCGCCTACGACGGCGAGAACCAGCAGCTCGCCTCGAACGAATCTAATCGGACGCTGGGCGTCGACGACGCCGTCCGCGCACGGATCGTCACCAAGAGCATCGACGAGCGCAACCCGCGCGACTCGAAGATCGGCCTGACGGCCAAACAGCCGGGGCTCGGCAAGCACGGCTGGCTCGAGGACGACCACGAGAAGCAAGAAGCGGCTGCGGGTGAATAACCATGGCATCGGATCGGCTCGTCTGTCGCGAGTGCCACCGGGTCAACGAACCGGACAACGAGACCTGCGACGCCTGTAACTCCTCGTCGCTGACCGAGGACTGGGCCGGCTACGTCGTTATCGCCCACCCCGAGGAGAGTCAGATCGCGACCGAGATGCAGGTCACCGAATCCGGCGCGTACGCGCTGAAAGTTCGGTAACCGTGACTCGCGACGACACCGCAGACTCCGGGTCCGCCGGTACCGGCCCGGAGTCAGATGATACCGGCGACCAGCTACTGGTTCTCCCCGACGACCTTCGGCACGAACTCAAAGAGCCGATGGGTCCGGTCGAAACCGACGCCGACGTGCTGCTCGAGGCCGTCGACGGCCCGTTGATCGCCGTCGGCGACGTCGTCACCTATCACTTCCTGCAGGCCGGCCGCGCGCCAGATGTCGCGGTGGTCGACGAACGAACCAAACGATCGGCCGTCGACGAGGAGATCCGGGAGACCGTCACCGAATCGACCAGCCTCGAGGCCGTAAACCCGCCCGCGGAGCTCTCGGCCGAGATGATCGAGGCACTTCGCGAGGCCATGACGAGCGACGAGCCGACGACCATTTTGGTCGACGGTGAAGAGGATCTGGTCGCCTTGCCCGCGATCGTCGCCGCGCCTGAGGGTGCGAGCGTCGTCTACGGCCAGCCCGACGAGGGGATGGTCCACGTGAAAGTGAGCGACGAGCACCGAACCGAGATGCGCGCGTTGCTCGAGCGTTTCGAGGGCGATACGGAGCGATTCTGGACGTTGCTCGAGGGCGACTGACCGACTGATTTTCGGCGTCCCGATTCTTACGGCTTATCCGCCGTTGCCGAGCGCCGCCTCGAACACGCGCTGAGCCCGGCCGTAGGCCGCGTTCCGATCCACGATCGGGTCCGGGTAGTCGGGCGCGAGGTCGGCCCGAACGTCGGCAGGAAGCGTCGGCCACTCGATCAGTTGGTCGGCTGGCACCGACTCGAGTTCCGGCACGTACTCGCGGATGAACGCGCCTTCGTCGTCGTACTTGGCGAGTTGGGCGACCGGATCGAAGATGCGAACGTCGACGGAGTCCGTGCCCGTGGAAGCGATCCATTGCCAGCTGCCGGCGTTCGTCGCCGGATCGTGGTCGACGAGTCGGTCACGGAAGTGGGCAGCACCGATCCGCCAGTCGATCAGGAGGTGTTTCGTCAGGAAGCTCGCGACGACCTGTCGGGGCCGGTTGTGGACGTATCCCTCGCGCTCGAGCTGGCGCATTCCGGCGTCGACGAGCGGGTACCCTGTTTCGCCGCGCTTCCAGGCCGCCAGCTCCGCGTCATCGTTGCGCCACGCAATCTCGTTCGGCGGGTCGTTGTAGTTCTCGCTCGCCAGCTCGGGGAATTCGTACAGGAGGAGGTAGTTCCACTCTCGCCAGGAGAGTTCGGAGCCGTATTTTTCGACGTTCCGTCGCTCGCGGCCGTCGACCGACTCGAAGACGTCGGTGACGGCCGCCCAGACCTCCCGGATGCCGATCGTCCCGCCGGCCAGATGCGGCGAGAGTCGGGAGACAGCGTCGGTTGGCTCTGCTACGGCCGCCTCGAGATCGTCTCGTCGGTCCTTGTATTGCGTGATGCCGGACGCACAGAAGGCGTCGAGTCGGTCCCGTGCTGCCGCGGTGCTGGCTTCGGGGAGGTCGATAGCTGTGTCGGTCACCGAGATCGGTTCGTCGTCGCTAATCGAGGCGAGGTCCTCAGCCGTCGGCTCGGCTGCCGGCTCCGGTTTCGGCCGTCGCTGCCAGTCGGCGTGGAACTGGCTGTAGGTCGGATAGCGCGACTCGAGCGTCGTTGGATCGACGAGGACGGAATCGACGTGCGAGGACGAGCCGACGTTCAGGGCGGATTCGACGGCGCGCGCCTGTTCTCGGCGGGTCGGTTCGAAACACTCGTTGGAGACAACGTGGTCGGCATCGTACGCCGCACTGAGGGAGGGGAGGACCTCGGCAGCGGAGCCGGTTCGAACAACGAGGTCGCTTCCACGGTCCCGGTACTGCTCTCTGAGCGTTCGAAGCGCGCGATCGACGAACGCTCGCTTGCGCTCGCCGAGGGTCGCGGTTACTATCGGGTCGATAACGAACACGGGGACCACGGGGCCGTCGTCTCGACTGGCCGCGGCGGCCAGCCCGCAGTTGTCGGCGAGCCGTCGGTCGCGCCGGTGCCAGAACAGATTCATGTCTCGGCTAGCGACTCGAGGAGGTATAGTAGCCACTGGAAGTCAGTGCACACCCGATCGCACGACCGCTATGCGATCGGTGTGTAAATAGTTGCAGTTGTTACTATAATGCCCTCGGCCACCGGAAGGGGTGGCCTGAATCGACCCTCGTTACTCGACGACCGTGTGCTCGAGGGTGCCGATCCCCTCGATTTCGAGTTCCACGGTCGAACCGTCCTCGAGCCACTTGCCCAGTTCCAACCCACAGCCCTCGCCGACGGTCCCGCTTCCGATAACGTCGCCGGGATGGAGTGTCTCGGACTGAGAAACGTGTTCGATGATGTCCGCAAAGGAATGGTACATCTCGTCGACCGTTCCTTCGGACCAGACCTCGCCGTCGATCCGGGCGGTCATGGGTGCCTCGAGGACGTCGATATCGTCCGCGGGGACGAAGTAGGGCCCCAGTCCGTTCGCGAAGTCTTTCCCCTTTGCCGGCCCGAGTCGTCCCTTCATCTCCCGGCCCTGGATGTCGCGGGCGCTGAAGTCGTTGAAGACGGTGTAGCCGGCGATGTACTCTTCGGCCTCGTCAGCGGGAATGTCCCGACCCCGTTTCCCGATCACGGCCGCGATCTCGAGTTCGTAGTCCATGATCGACGAATACGCGGGCCACTGGATCGTCTCGCCGGGCGCGACGACGCTGTCGGCGTTGCCCTTGTAGTACACTGGCAACTCGTACCAGACGTCGTCGATCTCGCCGTCCATGCTGTTCTGGACGTGCTCTTCGATAGCCATGAAGTCGCGCAGCGAGTTCGGTCGGGGAAGCGGCGCGAGCAGGTCGTACTCCCCGGGTTCGTACCGAATAATGGCCCCGCCGGGACCGCGCTTGGCGTCGGTTTCGGCCGCGTACTCGAGGGCGTCTCTCGCGTCATCGATCGCTCTATCGCCGCGCTCGAGGAAGGCGATCATCTCCGGCGGGACGCGGGCGCGGGCGAGGTCGGCGGGTTCGGGTTCGCCCTCGGCCTCGAGGGCCGCGCCGTAGGCTGCGGTGAGATCGACGAGGGTGGCCTGTCCAGCGGATGTGTCCTCGTCCTCGGCCGTCTCAGCGACGGCTCCGATACGTTCGACGGGTCCGACCGCCGTTTTGACTTCGAAGGTAGCGAGTTTCATGCGGTGTCACCTCCGGCGTCCGCCTCGATAAACGCAACCGGTCGAACCCAGCCCGCGCTGCCGTTCTCGATCGTGATCGGGAACGCGACGATCGGGATATCGGTCCTGCGTGGCAGTTCGTCGAGGTTCGCCATCTTCTCGATCTGGCAGTACTCGACCTCGCGACCGGCGAAGTGGGCCGGCCACAGCTCCTCCGACTCGCCCGATTCGACGTACCGCTCACCCATCGCGGTAAAGGGCTTGTCGAAGCCGTAGGCGTCCGTGCCGATCACTTTCACGCCCTGCTCGACGAGGAATTTGGTCCCTTCGGCGCTCATGCCGGGGAACTGGGTGAGATACTCCGGCTGACCCCACAGCTCGTCGGCCCCCGTCTGGATCAGGACGATCTCGCCGGGCGAGAGCTCGTGGTCCAGGTCGTCGAGAGCGTCCTCTATATCCGCCACCGAAATCTCCTCGCCGGGATCCATCCACCGGAAGTCGAGCACGACTGCGTTGCCGCGACACCACTCGAGTGGCACCTCCTCGATCGTCTTCGCCGGTTCGCCGTCGACCTCGGGTCCGTAGT
Above is a window of Natronorubrum tibetense GA33 DNA encoding:
- a CDS encoding translation initiation factor IF-2 subunit gamma — translated: MAGTQQPEVNIGLVGHVDHGKTTLVQALSGSWTDQHSEEMKRGISIRLGYADATFRHCEGAEEPECYTVEEECPDGSESEPLRTVSFVDAPGHETLMATMLSGASLMDGAVLVVSASESVPQPQTEEHLMALDIIGIDNIVIAQNKVDLVDSETARDNYEQIQEFVEGTVAEGAPVVPVSAGQEVNIDLLIQAIEEEIPTPERDPNADPRMHVARSFDINKPGTTYEDLAGGVLGGSLVQGELSVDDEIEIKPGREVEEGGQTEYVPIETTIRSLQAGGETVDTVSPGGLLGVGTGLDPALTKGDALAGRLAGPPGSLPPTWQEFTMEVDLLERVVGAESGETVDEISTGEPLMMTVGTATTVGAVTSAREGECEVNLKRPVAAEPGAKIAINRRIGARWRLIGLGTLTE
- a CDS encoding PIN domain-containing protein encodes the protein MSTPTRVALDTSALMMPVELDVRLFDELDRLVDAYEPTIPQAVVEELRRLSEKGGTEGTAANVGHDLATERCLVVDTEASYADDALVELAREGGVDYVVTNDRPLGDRILAASVPVIALRGRNKLAITQP
- a CDS encoding DNA-directed RNA polymerase, which produces MYKRVTLTDTVEVPPEELGDVSPNLVKRLLQDKLEGRMDEQVGSVVSVTNVHDIGEGTVLPNRPGVYYEAEFDAVTFDPQMQEVVDGTVVEVVEFGAFVGIGPVDGLLHVSQISDEYLAYDGENQQLASNESNRTLGVDDAVRARIVTKSIDERNPRDSKIGLTAKQPGLGKHGWLEDDHEKQEAAAGE
- the spt4 gene encoding transcription elongation factor subunit Spt4 — encoded protein: MASDRLVCRECHRVNEPDNETCDACNSSSLTEDWAGYVVIAHPEESQIATEMQVTESGAYALKVR
- a CDS encoding GTP-dependent dephospho-CoA kinase family protein, which encodes MTRDDTADSGSAGTGPESDDTGDQLLVLPDDLRHELKEPMGPVETDADVLLEAVDGPLIAVGDVVTYHFLQAGRAPDVAVVDERTKRSAVDEEIRETVTESTSLEAVNPPAELSAEMIEALREAMTSDEPTTILVDGEEDLVALPAIVAAPEGASVVYGQPDEGMVHVKVSDEHRTEMRALLERFEGDTERFWTLLEGD
- a CDS encoding cryptochrome/photolyase family protein, with protein sequence MNLFWHRRDRRLADNCGLAAAASRDDGPVVPVFVIDPIVTATLGERKRAFVDRALRTLREQYRDRGSDLVVRTGSAAEVLPSLSAAYDADHVVSNECFEPTRREQARAVESALNVGSSSHVDSVLVDPTTLESRYPTYSQFHADWQRRPKPEPAAEPTAEDLASISDDEPISVTDTAIDLPEASTAAARDRLDAFCASGITQYKDRRDDLEAAVAEPTDAVSRLSPHLAGGTIGIREVWAAVTDVFESVDGRERRNVEKYGSELSWREWNYLLLYEFPELASENYNDPPNEIAWRNDDAELAAWKRGETGYPLVDAGMRQLEREGYVHNRPRQVVASFLTKHLLIDWRIGAAHFRDRLVDHDPATNAGSWQWIASTGTDSVDVRIFDPVAQLAKYDDEGAFIREYVPELESVPADQLIEWPTLPADVRADLAPDYPDPIVDRNAAYGRAQRVFEAALGNGG
- a CDS encoding fumarylacetoacetate hydrolase family protein; amino-acid sequence: MKLATFEVKTAVGPVERIGAVAETAEDEDTSAGQATLVDLTAAYGAALEAEGEPEPADLARARVPPEMIAFLERGDRAIDDARDALEYAAETDAKRGPGGAIIRYEPGEYDLLAPLPRPNSLRDFMAIEEHVQNSMDGEIDDVWYELPVYYKGNADSVVAPGETIQWPAYSSIMDYELEIAAVIGKRGRDIPADEAEEYIAGYTVFNDFSARDIQGREMKGRLGPAKGKDFANGLGPYFVPADDIDVLEAPMTARIDGEVWSEGTVDEMYHSFADIIEHVSQSETLHPGDVIGSGTVGEGCGLELGKWLEDGSTVELEIEGIGTLEHTVVE